One window from the genome of Pantoea cypripedii encodes:
- the apaG gene encoding Co2+/Mg2+ efflux protein ApaG: MSELARVCIQVQSLYVESQSSPDEERYVFAYTITIRNLGRNSVQLRGRYWLITNGNGRQTEVQGEGVVGEQPHIAPGNEFQYTSGAILETPMGTMQGHYVMIDEEGEEFFVEIPVFRLAVQTHIH, from the coding sequence ATGAGTGAACTGGCCCGCGTCTGTATCCAGGTACAAAGCCTGTATGTGGAGTCGCAATCGTCACCTGACGAGGAGCGCTACGTGTTTGCCTACACCATCACCATCCGCAATCTGGGACGCAACAGCGTCCAGCTACGCGGCCGCTACTGGTTGATCACCAACGGTAATGGCCGTCAGACCGAAGTTCAGGGCGAAGGTGTGGTGGGTGAACAGCCTCATATCGCCCCGGGCAACGAATTTCAATATACCAGCGGCGCGATCCTTGAAACGCCGATGGGCACCATGCAAGGCCACTACGTGATGATCGATGAGGAAGGTGAAGAGTTCTTTGTCGAAATCCCGGTATTCCGGCTTGCGGTACAAACCCACATCCACTAA
- the rsmA gene encoding 16S rRNA (adenine(1518)-N(6)/adenine(1519)-N(6))-dimethyltransferase RsmA, with protein MNNRVHQGHYARKRFGQNFLNDQYIIDSIVSAIHPQKGEALVEIGPGLGALTEPVGERLDALTVVELDRDLAARLQTHPFLGPKLTIFQQDAMTFDFSALAQEKGQPLRVFGNLPYNISTPLMFHLFSYTGSIKDMHFMLQKEVVNRLVAGPGSKAYGRLSVMAQYYCQVIPVLEVPPQSFTPPPKVDSAVVRLVPFTQPQHPVSDVRLLSRITTEAFGQRRKTLRNSLSHLFTAGALDALNIDATLRAENVSVAQYCQLANWLGNHQAATPEN; from the coding sequence ATGAATAATCGCGTCCATCAGGGGCATTACGCCCGTAAACGTTTCGGGCAAAACTTCCTGAACGATCAGTACATTATCGACAGCATTGTCTCCGCCATTCATCCGCAAAAAGGTGAAGCCCTGGTGGAGATCGGCCCTGGCCTTGGCGCATTGACTGAGCCGGTGGGCGAGCGTCTGGATGCACTGACCGTGGTGGAACTGGACCGCGACCTTGCCGCACGTTTGCAAACGCATCCGTTCCTCGGTCCTAAACTGACCATCTTCCAGCAGGATGCGATGACCTTTGATTTCTCTGCGCTGGCGCAGGAGAAAGGCCAGCCGTTGCGTGTTTTCGGCAACCTGCCGTACAACATCTCAACACCGCTGATGTTCCACCTTTTCAGCTATACTGGTTCGATTAAAGATATGCACTTCATGCTGCAGAAAGAAGTGGTCAACCGTCTGGTGGCCGGACCGGGCAGCAAAGCCTATGGTCGACTCAGCGTGATGGCGCAGTATTATTGTCAGGTGATCCCGGTACTGGAAGTGCCGCCACAATCTTTCACGCCACCGCCCAAAGTGGACTCTGCGGTGGTACGCCTGGTGCCCTTTACCCAGCCGCAACATCCGGTCAGTGATGTGCGTCTGCTCAGCCGCATTACGACTGAAGCCTTTGGTCAGCGCCGTAAAACGCTGCGCAATAGCCTGAGTCACCTGTTTACTGCGGGTGCGCTGGATGCACTGAATATTGATGCGACCCTGCGTGCAGAAAACGTCTCGGTAGCACAGTATTGTCAACTGGCCAACTGGCTTGGCAATCATCAGGCAGCAACCCCGGAGAACTGA
- the folA gene encoding type 3 dihydrofolate reductase — protein sequence MISLIAALAADRIIGMENAMPWNLAADLAWFKRNTLNKPVIMGRLTFESIGRPLPGRLNIVVSSQPGSHDGVTWVTSLEDAVNAAGDAEEVMVIGGGRIYEQMLPRADRLYLTHIDAEVEGDTQFPDYEPDEWQSTFSEFHDADAQNSHSYCFEILERRR from the coding sequence ATGATTAGTCTGATCGCGGCACTGGCAGCAGATCGCATCATCGGTATGGAAAACGCCATGCCCTGGAACCTGGCGGCTGATTTGGCCTGGTTCAAACGTAACACCCTGAACAAGCCTGTGATTATGGGCCGCCTGACCTTTGAATCCATTGGCCGCCCGTTACCGGGACGCCTGAATATTGTGGTCAGCAGCCAGCCGGGCAGTCATGATGGCGTGACCTGGGTGACGTCGCTGGAAGATGCCGTCAATGCGGCAGGCGATGCTGAAGAGGTGATGGTGATTGGGGGGGGGCGTATTTATGAGCAGATGCTGCCGCGCGCCGATCGTCTCTATCTCACTCATATCGACGCGGAAGTGGAAGGTGACACGCAATTCCCGGACTACGAACCGGATGAGTGGCAGTCAACCTTCAGTGAATTCCATGATGCCGACGCGCAGAATTCGCACAGCTACTGCTTTGAGATTCTGGAACGCCGCCGTTAA
- the carB gene encoding carbamoyl-phosphate synthase large subunit, with amino-acid sequence MPKRTDIKSILILGAGPIVIGQACEFDYSGAQACKALREEGYRVILVNSNPATIMTDPEMADATYIEPIHWEVVRKIIEKERPDAVLPTMGGQTALNCALELERQGVLAEFGVTMIGATADAIDKAEDRRRFDVAMKSIGLDTARSGIAHTMEEALAVAEDVGFPCIIRPSFTMGGTGGGIAYNREEFEEICERGLDLSPTNELLIDESLIGWKEYEMEVVRDKNDNCIIVCSIENFDAMGIHTGDSITVAPAQTLTDKEYQIMRNASLAVLREIGVETGGSNVQFSVNPKDGRLIVIEMNPRVSRSSALASKATGFPIAKVAAKLAVGFTLDELMNDITGGRTPASFEPSIDYVVTKIPRFNFEKFAGANDRLTTQMKSVGEVMAIGRTFQESMQKALRGLEVGANGFDPKVSLDDAEALTRIRRELKDAGSDRIWYIADAFRAGMSVDGVFNLTNIDRWFLVQIEELVRLEEQVAREGVQSLDATFLRALKRKGFADARLATLAGVAEGEIRKLRQQFNLHPVYKRVDTCAAEFATDTAYMYSTYEEECEANPNQDRDKIMVLGGGPNRIGQGIEFDYCCVHAALALREDGFETIMVNCNPETVSTDYDTSDRLYFEPVTLEDVLEIVRIEQPKGVIVQYGGQTPLKLARALEAAGVPVIGTSPDAIDRAEDRERFQQAVERLNLKQPANATVSTLEQAVEKAVGIGYPLVVRPSYVLGGRAMEIVYDEIDLKRYFQTAVSVSNDAPVLLDRFLDDAVEVDVDAICDGERVLIGGIMEHIEQAGVHSGDSACSLPAYTLNADIQNVMRQQVEKLAFELNVRGLMNVQFAVKDNEVYLIEVNPRAARTVPFVSKATGVPLAKVAARVMAGKTLAEQGVTKEVIPPYYSVKEVVLPFNKFQGVDPILGPEMRSTGEVMGVGRTFAEAFAKAMLGAQSNMKKSGRALLSVREGDKKRIVDLAAKLLKFGFELDATHGTAVVLGEAGINPRLVNKVHEGRPHIQDRLKNGEYTYIVNTTAGRQAIEDSKLIRRSALQYKVHYDTTLNGGFATAMALNADPTEKVISVQEMHAQING; translated from the coding sequence ATGCCAAAACGTACAGACATAAAATCCATCCTGATCCTTGGCGCAGGTCCGATCGTTATCGGCCAGGCATGTGAATTTGACTACTCCGGTGCGCAGGCGTGTAAAGCGCTGCGTGAAGAGGGCTACCGCGTCATTCTGGTGAACTCTAACCCGGCAACCATTATGACCGACCCGGAAATGGCCGATGCGACCTATATCGAGCCGATTCACTGGGAAGTGGTACGTAAAATCATTGAAAAAGAGCGCCCGGATGCAGTGCTGCCGACCATGGGCGGCCAGACAGCGCTGAACTGTGCGCTGGAGCTGGAGCGTCAGGGCGTGCTGGCAGAGTTCGGCGTGACCATGATTGGTGCGACCGCCGACGCCATTGATAAAGCCGAAGACCGCCGTCGTTTTGACGTGGCGATGAAAAGCATCGGCCTGGATACCGCGCGTTCAGGTATCGCCCACACCATGGAAGAAGCACTGGCCGTGGCCGAAGACGTTGGCTTCCCGTGTATTATCCGTCCTTCTTTCACGATGGGCGGCACTGGTGGCGGTATCGCTTATAACCGTGAAGAGTTTGAAGAGATTTGTGAGCGCGGCCTGGATCTGTCGCCGACCAATGAGCTGCTGATTGACGAGTCGCTGATTGGCTGGAAAGAGTACGAGATGGAAGTGGTGCGTGATAAAAACGACAACTGCATCATCGTCTGCTCCATCGAAAACTTCGATGCGATGGGGATCCACACCGGTGACTCCATCACCGTGGCCCCGGCTCAGACCCTGACCGACAAAGAGTATCAAATCATGCGTAACGCCTCGCTGGCGGTACTGCGTGAAATCGGCGTCGAGACTGGCGGCTCCAACGTGCAGTTCTCGGTTAACCCGAAAGATGGTCGCCTGATTGTCATCGAAATGAATCCGCGCGTGTCACGTTCTTCGGCGCTGGCCTCCAAAGCGACCGGCTTCCCGATTGCTAAAGTGGCGGCAAAACTGGCGGTGGGCTTCACCCTCGATGAACTGATGAACGACATCACCGGTGGCCGTACCCCGGCCTCGTTTGAGCCGTCCATCGACTACGTTGTCACCAAGATTCCTCGCTTCAACTTCGAGAAATTTGCCGGAGCCAACGATCGTCTGACGACTCAGATGAAATCTGTCGGTGAAGTGATGGCGATTGGCCGTACTTTCCAGGAATCGATGCAGAAAGCGCTGCGCGGTCTGGAAGTGGGTGCCAATGGCTTCGACCCGAAAGTGAGCCTGGACGATGCTGAAGCACTGACCCGTATCCGCCGCGAACTGAAGGATGCCGGTTCTGACCGTATCTGGTACATCGCGGATGCGTTCCGTGCGGGTATGTCTGTCGATGGCGTATTCAACCTGACCAATATTGACCGCTGGTTCCTGGTGCAGATTGAGGAACTGGTCCGTCTCGAGGAGCAGGTCGCGCGTGAAGGCGTGCAGTCACTGGATGCGACTTTCCTGCGTGCGCTGAAGCGTAAAGGTTTCGCTGATGCACGTCTGGCAACGCTGGCTGGCGTCGCAGAAGGTGAAATCCGCAAACTGCGTCAGCAGTTCAACCTGCACCCGGTTTATAAGCGTGTCGATACCTGTGCGGCAGAATTCGCCACCGACACCGCTTATATGTACTCGACTTATGAAGAAGAGTGCGAAGCCAATCCGAACCAGGATCGCGACAAAATCATGGTGCTGGGCGGCGGTCCGAACCGTATCGGCCAGGGCATTGAGTTTGACTACTGCTGCGTACATGCGGCGCTGGCGCTGCGTGAAGATGGTTTTGAGACCATCATGGTTAACTGTAACCCGGAAACCGTATCAACCGACTACGATACCTCTGACCGTCTCTACTTCGAGCCGGTAACGCTGGAAGATGTGCTGGAAATCGTGCGTATTGAGCAACCTAAAGGCGTGATCGTACAGTACGGTGGTCAGACTCCGCTGAAACTGGCGCGTGCGCTGGAAGCGGCGGGTGTGCCGGTTATCGGCACCAGCCCGGATGCCATTGACCGTGCGGAAGACCGTGAGCGCTTCCAGCAGGCGGTTGAGCGTCTGAACCTGAAACAACCTGCCAACGCCACCGTCAGCACGCTGGAGCAGGCGGTAGAAAAAGCGGTTGGCATCGGTTATCCGCTGGTGGTGCGCCCGTCCTACGTACTGGGTGGCCGTGCGATGGAAATCGTTTACGACGAAATCGACCTCAAGCGTTACTTCCAGACCGCGGTATCGGTTTCTAACGATGCGCCGGTACTGCTGGATCGCTTCCTCGATGACGCAGTTGAAGTGGATGTGGATGCGATTTGCGACGGCGAGCGTGTGCTGATTGGCGGCATCATGGAACACATCGAGCAGGCGGGGGTTCACTCCGGTGACTCAGCCTGTTCACTGCCGGCTTACACCCTGAATGCGGATATTCAGAACGTGATGCGTCAGCAGGTAGAAAAACTGGCGTTCGAACTGAACGTGCGTGGTCTGATGAACGTGCAGTTCGCGGTGAAGGATAACGAAGTTTACCTGATTGAAGTGAACCCGCGTGCGGCACGTACCGTACCGTTCGTCTCCAAGGCGACCGGTGTACCGCTGGCGAAAGTGGCAGCGCGTGTGATGGCTGGTAAAACCCTGGCTGAGCAGGGTGTCACCAAAGAGGTGATCCCGCCGTACTACTCCGTAAAAGAAGTGGTGCTGCCGTTCAACAAATTCCAGGGCGTTGACCCGATCCTCGGCCCGGAAATGCGTTCTACCGGTGAGGTCATGGGTGTCGGTCGTACCTTCGCTGAAGCCTTCGCTAAAGCGATGCTGGGTGCGCAGAGCAACATGAAGAAATCAGGTCGTGCGCTGCTGTCAGTTCGTGAAGGCGATAAGAAGCGTATCGTTGACCTCGCAGCAAAACTGCTGAAGTTTGGTTTTGAGCTGGATGCAACTCACGGTACGGCGGTGGTACTGGGCGAAGCCGGGATTAACCCGCGTCTGGTGAACAAGGTGCACGAAGGTCGTCCGCATATTCAGGATCGCCTGAAGAACGGCGAGTATACCTATATCGTTAACACCACCGCAGGTCGTCAGGCGATTGAAGATTCCAAACTGATTCGCCGCAGTGCGCTGCAATACAAAGTTCATTACGACACCACCCTGAATGGCGGTTTTGCCACAGCGATGGCGCTGAATGCGGACCCAACCGAGAAGGTGATTTCCGTGCAGGAAATGCATGCGCAAATCAATGGTTGA
- a CDS encoding porin, translated as MKMRAFTLTAIAALVAAAPLASQAEVTLLKADPQANDPLSRLTFQVGGSIRPQFQHQAGVSDQSYKRNGYDGGSRFRFTANYYLFDDISWVGYYELGVNFPAWWGWDNHYADGANNTTRRQLYTGFKSATWGQLTFGQQNSVYYDVVGAKTDIWDYDMLAQAPGNGVNGDYDGSYRARKQLKYKNTFGKVDVYASYLFSDDDLLRGNYLRYKRKGGGSLGADYHITKNLTWGTAWNYTRAEMRNTSTGDDKNYNQNIYGTALSWTPDNWTLSAGVGYYQNFLTTHKSTVHNYFAGDAWGVEYFAGYKFPIGQYAVKSIQPYFMGDRLQYVNDRDYQRIDNGLGVSFQLDYGFRVDYEYVITSSTDKSLGNMNLVRLRYDF; from the coding sequence ATGAAAATGCGTGCTTTCACACTCACCGCCATTGCTGCGCTGGTCGCAGCGGCACCACTTGCCAGCCAGGCTGAAGTTACTCTGCTGAAGGCGGATCCGCAGGCTAACGATCCGCTTAGCCGTCTCACCTTCCAGGTCGGCGGTAGTATTCGTCCGCAGTTCCAGCATCAAGCCGGCGTAAGCGACCAATCTTACAAGCGTAATGGCTATGACGGCGGTTCCCGCTTCCGTTTCACCGCCAATTATTATCTGTTTGATGATATAAGTTGGGTAGGTTACTACGAGCTGGGCGTTAACTTCCCGGCGTGGTGGGGCTGGGATAATCACTATGCCGACGGTGCGAACAACACCACTCGCCGTCAACTGTATACCGGCTTCAAGAGTGCCACCTGGGGTCAGCTGACTTTCGGTCAGCAGAACAGCGTCTACTATGATGTGGTTGGTGCGAAGACCGATATCTGGGACTACGATATGCTGGCCCAGGCACCAGGTAATGGTGTCAATGGTGACTACGACGGCTCCTACCGTGCGCGTAAACAGCTGAAATACAAAAACACCTTTGGCAAGGTTGATGTTTATGCATCATACCTGTTCAGTGACGATGATCTGTTGCGTGGCAACTACCTGCGTTACAAACGTAAAGGCGGCGGCTCGCTGGGTGCGGATTACCACATCACCAAAAACCTGACCTGGGGTACTGCGTGGAACTACACGCGTGCTGAAATGCGTAACACTTCAACGGGTGATGACAAAAATTACAACCAGAACATCTACGGTACGGCGCTGAGCTGGACACCGGACAACTGGACGCTGTCTGCTGGCGTTGGTTACTATCAGAACTTCCTGACCACACATAAATCAACGGTTCATAACTACTTCGCCGGTGATGCATGGGGCGTGGAATACTTTGCGGGTTATAAATTCCCGATTGGTCAGTATGCGGTCAAATCCATTCAGCCGTACTTTATGGGTGACCGTCTGCAATACGTTAATGACCGTGACTACCAGCGTATCGACAATGGTCTGGGTGTCTCGTTCCAGCTCGACTACGGCTTCCGTGTTGACTATGAATATGTGATCACTTCCAGCACTGACAAATCACTGGGTAACATGAATCTGGTGCGTCTGCGCTACGATTTCTAA
- the surA gene encoding peptidylprolyl isomerase SurA has translation MKNWRMLILGVAVVANTAFAAPQMVDKVAAVVNNGVVLESDVDSMLRTVKAQAQQAHQQLPDDNTLRHQILERQIMDSIILQMGEKAGLQVSDQQLDEAIQNIAGQNHMTLDQLRSRIAYDGINYNEYRAQIRKEMMISEVRNNEVRRRVTILPQEVDTLAKQVGSQNTQGTELNVSQILLPLPENPTQKQVDDQEALAHQLVGELQKGADFGKLAVTYSADPQALKGGNMGWAKIEELPTLFSQALATAKKGDVVGPIRSGVGFHILKVNDLRGESKNISVTEVHARHILLKPSPILTDDQARAKLEEIAADIRSGKTTFAAAAKQYSDDPGSANQGGDLGWTSPEAFDPAFRDALMRLQKGQTSQPVHSSFGWHLIQLLDTRQVDKTDAAQKERAYRLLFNRKFAEEAQTWMQEQRASAYVKILDNNGQ, from the coding sequence ATGAAGAACTGGAGAATGCTGATTCTTGGTGTGGCGGTTGTCGCTAACACCGCGTTCGCAGCCCCGCAAATGGTAGATAAAGTTGCCGCCGTGGTGAATAACGGCGTGGTGCTGGAGAGTGACGTTGATAGCATGCTGCGCACCGTGAAAGCACAGGCACAGCAAGCTCATCAGCAATTGCCGGATGACAACACCCTGCGTCATCAGATCCTTGAGCGCCAGATCATGGATAGCATCATTCTGCAAATGGGTGAAAAAGCGGGCCTGCAGGTCAGCGACCAGCAGCTGGACGAAGCGATCCAAAACATCGCCGGTCAGAACCATATGACCCTCGATCAACTGCGCAGCCGCATTGCCTACGACGGTATCAACTACAACGAATATCGTGCGCAGATCCGTAAAGAGATGATGATCTCTGAAGTGCGTAACAATGAAGTCCGTCGTCGCGTCACCATTCTGCCGCAGGAAGTGGATACGCTGGCGAAGCAGGTGGGTTCACAGAACACCCAGGGTACTGAGCTGAACGTGAGCCAGATCCTGCTGCCGCTGCCGGAAAACCCCACGCAGAAACAGGTTGATGATCAGGAAGCACTGGCTCATCAGCTGGTGGGTGAACTGCAAAAAGGCGCTGACTTCGGCAAGCTGGCTGTGACCTATTCTGCCGATCCGCAGGCGCTGAAAGGCGGCAACATGGGTTGGGCCAAAATTGAAGAGCTGCCAACCCTGTTCTCCCAGGCACTGGCAACCGCGAAGAAAGGTGATGTGGTCGGTCCCATCCGCTCAGGCGTTGGCTTCCATATCCTGAAAGTGAACGATCTGCGTGGTGAGAGCAAAAACATCTCCGTCACCGAAGTGCACGCACGTCATATTCTGCTGAAACCGTCACCGATCCTGACTGATGATCAGGCACGTGCCAAACTGGAAGAGATCGCGGCTGACATTCGCAGCGGTAAGACCACTTTCGCTGCGGCGGCCAAACAGTATTCGGACGACCCAGGTTCAGCGAATCAGGGTGGCGATCTGGGCTGGACTTCTCCGGAAGCCTTTGATCCGGCTTTCCGCGATGCGTTAATGCGTCTGCAGAAAGGCCAGACCAGCCAGCCGGTTCACTCTTCATTCGGCTGGCACCTGATTCAGCTGCTGGATACCCGTCAGGTTGATAAAACTGACGCCGCGCAGAAAGAACGTGCCTATCGTCTGCTGTTTAACCGTAAATTCGCGGAAGAAGCGCAAACCTGGATGCAGGAACAGCGCGCCAGTGCTTACGTGAAGATTCTGGACAACAATGGTCAGTAA
- the pdxA gene encoding 4-hydroxythreonine-4-phosphate dehydrogenase PdxA — MVSNYRVVITPGEPAGIGPDLTVQLAQRDWPVELVVCADGELLRRRAAQLGLPLTLRDYQPGVAPQPQQAGSLTLLQVDTAQPVTPGELTVANSHYVLETLARACDGCLNGEFSALITGPVHKGVINDAGIPFTGHTEFFADRAGGDRVVMMLATEELRVALATTHLPLKDVSAAITRDSLHEVITILHRDMQQKFGLPNPHIFVCGLNPHAGEGGHMGREEIDTIIPALDELRQQGIQLTGPLPADTLFQPKYLQHADAVLAMYHDQGLPVLKFQGFGRAVNITLGLPFIRTSVDHGTALELAGLGQAEPGSFITALNLAITMIKSSNE; from the coding sequence ATGGTCAGTAATTATCGTGTGGTGATCACTCCCGGCGAGCCTGCCGGGATTGGTCCTGATTTAACCGTGCAACTGGCTCAGCGTGACTGGCCAGTTGAACTGGTGGTGTGTGCCGACGGCGAACTGTTGCGTCGCCGTGCCGCGCAGTTAGGTTTACCGCTGACGCTGCGTGATTACCAACCCGGTGTCGCCCCCCAGCCACAGCAGGCCGGTTCGCTGACGCTGTTACAGGTCGATACCGCCCAGCCGGTGACGCCCGGTGAATTGACGGTTGCCAACAGCCACTACGTGCTGGAAACCCTGGCGCGCGCCTGTGACGGCTGTCTGAATGGCGAATTTTCCGCCCTGATTACCGGCCCGGTGCACAAAGGTGTGATCAACGATGCCGGTATTCCCTTTACCGGGCATACCGAATTCTTTGCCGATCGCGCTGGTGGCGATCGCGTGGTGATGATGCTGGCCACCGAGGAGCTACGGGTGGCGCTGGCAACCACCCATTTGCCGCTCAAAGATGTTTCAGCAGCCATCACGCGCGACAGCCTGCATGAAGTGATCACCATTCTGCATCGTGATATGCAGCAAAAGTTCGGTCTGCCGAACCCGCATATTTTCGTCTGCGGCCTGAATCCGCACGCGGGCGAAGGCGGCCATATGGGCCGCGAAGAGATCGACACCATCATTCCGGCGCTGGACGAATTACGCCAGCAAGGCATCCAATTGACCGGCCCGCTCCCCGCTGACACCCTGTTCCAGCCCAAATATCTGCAACATGCTGATGCGGTGCTGGCGATGTATCACGATCAGGGCCTGCCGGTGCTAAAATTTCAGGGGTTTGGCCGCGCGGTGAATATCACGCTGGGCCTGCCCTTTATCCGTACCTCCGTTGACCACGGTACCGCGCTGGAACTGGCCGGACTGGGCCAGGCGGAGCCGGGCAGCTTTATTACGGCGCTTAACCTCGCCATCACTATGATCAAGAGCAGTAATGAATAA
- the apaH gene encoding bis(5'-nucleosyl)-tetraphosphatase (symmetrical) ApaH — protein MSTYLIGDIHGCYDELRALLAQVDFDPQQDTLWLTGDLVARGPGSLDVLRYVKSLGDCVRLVLGNHDLHLLAVFAGISRNKPKDRLTPLLEADDADELINWLRRQPLLQVDEEKKLVMAHAGITPQWDLATAKICAREVEAVLSSDSYPLFLDAMYGDMPNNWTPELSGLSRLRFSTNALTRMRFCFPNGQLDMICKDTPESAPPPLKPWFKIPSPVAQDYTVVFGHWASLEGKGTPEGIIGLDTGCCWGGTLTLLHWETQQYYVQHSNREQAMAQSATHPRP, from the coding sequence ATGAGTACATACCTGATTGGCGATATTCACGGCTGTTACGACGAGCTTCGTGCCCTTTTGGCGCAGGTTGATTTCGATCCGCAGCAGGATACCCTGTGGCTGACCGGTGACCTGGTGGCGCGCGGCCCTGGCTCACTCGACGTGCTGCGCTACGTGAAATCGCTGGGGGATTGCGTACGGCTGGTGCTGGGCAACCATGACCTGCATCTGCTGGCGGTGTTTGCCGGTATCAGCCGTAACAAACCGAAAGATCGCCTGACCCCCTTGCTGGAAGCTGACGATGCCGATGAGCTGATCAACTGGTTGCGTCGCCAGCCGTTGTTGCAGGTGGATGAAGAGAAAAAGCTGGTGATGGCGCATGCGGGTATCACGCCGCAGTGGGATCTGGCGACGGCAAAAATTTGCGCGCGCGAAGTGGAAGCGGTGCTTTCCAGCGATAGTTATCCGCTGTTCCTCGATGCCATGTATGGTGATATGCCCAATAACTGGACGCCGGAACTCAGCGGGCTGTCGCGCCTGCGGTTCAGCACCAACGCGCTGACGCGTATGCGTTTCTGCTTCCCGAATGGCCAGCTGGATATGATCTGCAAAGATACGCCGGAGTCTGCCCCACCCCCGCTCAAGCCCTGGTTTAAGATCCCAAGTCCGGTAGCACAGGATTACACCGTGGTGTTTGGTCACTGGGCATCGCTGGAAGGCAAAGGGACGCCGGAAGGGATTATCGGTCTCGATACGGGTTGCTGCTGGGGCGGCACGCTAACGTTGCTGCACTGGGAAACGCAGCAATATTACGTCCAGCACTCCAACCGCGAACAGGCGATGGCGCAAAGCGCGACACATCCACGTCCGTAG